One part of the bacterium genome encodes these proteins:
- a CDS encoding glycosyltransferase family 39 protein: MKPSYSSRFWVCAAIVAAFVLAVFGWTASIPLGAEDLQVYVNYIFFTGENLVPQAFYGNGFGILPGEFVYKLGREPKEVGGVYRPLTASLMALDYALCGVKSTCYHITNLLLQVACSIAVLALAWQLSRGKLLTSLTAALLFTVNPTHSLTQVVMLQRSDILCTLFYALSVLFFARHVDETARGRSRAYYTLCAVFMVLALMSKEMAMTLPAAFLLYDLMTGLENPLKLPVALRLFKRHALFFAILVGYILFRIAIFHGIGGYPGFAFDDNAERPAALMLSRHNITGAISGLNHLFGVVSRSRLVRYSLLAAIFAPLLFGTGRRIKFAIVMTGVVMLPVIALPSITPLYMYLSSAWFSIGVLASLWWLLESLLRRRVAAAVLVVLVCLAAVFSTSAVYSQIAVSKRRIDFAYKASDDTIKLVSPMPKGAKLYLVTPSMIESRGRVDFDPAIEAILRVKTNDLSLKLWPIPMHLQDERLILFDAAALDMEALHVDERTYFLDDLTGKVRLRNDILGKLRTRDAVRSLPGRLPGDYYGWMFEQSLFGWTVTGAGGLPVRAGLQNDSLVFVASDCPTFVVSPRRELSTERLDRFSFRVSIDTALGPREFPVWVEWVSKTDPEWSSQRSRTVIVKSDSGFRKYEAELGKDFSWVTADDVTRIRIHFPPLRARIALKDVSVYFSKAPTHERG; the protein is encoded by the coding sequence GTGAAGCCGAGTTACTCGTCAAGATTCTGGGTCTGTGCAGCGATCGTCGCTGCATTTGTTTTGGCCGTTTTTGGCTGGACGGCTTCAATTCCGCTTGGCGCTGAGGACCTCCAGGTCTATGTCAATTACATCTTTTTCACGGGCGAGAATCTTGTTCCTCAAGCATTCTATGGCAACGGTTTCGGGATACTGCCGGGCGAGTTCGTCTATAAGCTTGGAAGAGAACCCAAGGAGGTAGGAGGCGTATATCGACCGCTGACAGCGTCTCTCATGGCGCTTGACTATGCGTTGTGTGGGGTGAAATCCACATGCTATCATATAACCAATCTCCTACTTCAGGTCGCCTGTTCCATCGCGGTCTTAGCACTGGCATGGCAGCTATCTCGGGGCAAGCTCCTGACCTCCCTTACGGCTGCCCTGCTGTTCACCGTCAACCCGACACACTCGCTCACGCAGGTTGTCATGTTGCAGCGATCGGATATCCTCTGCACGCTGTTTTATGCGTTGTCGGTTCTCTTTTTTGCCAGGCATGTTGATGAAACCGCTCGAGGCCGGTCGCGCGCATACTACACTCTGTGCGCCGTCTTCATGGTGCTGGCGCTCATGTCTAAGGAGATGGCCATGACGCTGCCGGCCGCGTTTTTGCTCTATGACTTGATGACTGGCCTGGAGAACCCTTTGAAACTTCCTGTGGCGCTGCGGCTGTTCAAGAGGCACGCCCTTTTCTTCGCCATCCTCGTCGGATACATCCTGTTTAGAATCGCTATCTTCCACGGAATCGGTGGCTATCCGGGCTTCGCTTTCGACGATAACGCCGAACGGCCGGCGGCCCTCATGCTTAGTCGGCACAACATCACGGGCGCCATATCGGGCCTCAACCATCTGTTCGGCGTTGTTTCTCGCTCGAGGCTCGTGCGATATTCGCTGCTCGCCGCCATTTTTGCGCCCCTGCTGTTTGGGACGGGCAGACGCATCAAATTCGCGATTGTGATGACCGGCGTGGTAATGCTTCCTGTGATCGCCTTACCGTCGATAACGCCTCTTTACATGTATCTGTCGTCGGCTTGGTTCTCGATAGGTGTTCTCGCGTCGCTTTGGTGGCTGCTTGAGAGCCTTTTGAGGCGAAGAGTAGCGGCGGCTGTTCTCGTTGTTCTCGTCTGCCTGGCAGCGGTTTTCTCAACTTCGGCAGTCTATTCGCAGATAGCGGTGAGCAAGAGGAGGATAGACTTCGCCTACAAGGCCTCTGACGACACTATCAAGCTCGTTTCCCCCATGCCGAAAGGCGCCAAGCTATACCTTGTTACGCCGAGCATGATCGAGAGCCGAGGTAGGGTCGATTTCGACCCAGCGATAGAGGCAATCCTGCGAGTCAAGACGAACGACCTGTCATTGAAGCTCTGGCCCATTCCAATGCACCTCCAGGACGAGAGGCTGATTCTTTTCGACGCGGCCGCGTTGGACATGGAGGCCCTCCACGTTGACGAGCGGACCTATTTCTTGGACGATCTCACGGGGAAGGTCCGGCTTCGGAACGACATCTTGGGGAAGTTAAGGACACGAGATGCCGTTCGGTCCTTGCCTGGCCGGCTGCCGGGCGATTACTACGGCTGGATGTTCGAGCAGTCGCTCTTTGGTTGGACTGTAACCGGAGCGGGTGGTCTGCCCGTGAGGGCGGGGCTTCAGAACGACAGTTTGGTTTTCGTGGCCTCAGATTGCCCGACGTTCGTGGTCTCGCCGCGCCGCGAGCTCAGCACCGAGAGGCTGGATAGGTTTTCATTCAGGGTCAGCATCGATACCGCTTTGGGCCCCAGGGAGTTCCCCGTGTGGGTGGAGTGGGTAAGCAAGACTGACCCGGAGTGGTCCAGCCAGCGGTCGCGGACAGTCATAGTCAAGAGCGATAGTGGCTTTCGCAAGTATGAGGCAGAGCTCGGGAAGGACTTCAGCTGGGTTACGGCCGATGATGTAACCAGAATACGCATCCATTTCCCGCCGC